One Rhodothermales bacterium genomic window, TGGCCTCGCACGGGCTGACGGGGCTCGATCGGTTCGTGTTCGGCAACGTCGCCGAAAAAGTCATTCGCGAGGCGCCGGCGCCGGTGTTCGTCCTCAAAGCGTTCGGGAAGGATGTGGCGGATTACGCGACGTCCGAAAACCGGGCGCTGGAGCCCCAGACCGAATAAGCGCCGCGGCCGAATTTTATCCCGCCGGCCTCGTGTCCCCTCCGGGATGCCGATGCCGGCTTATTCACTTTACGATTCGTTTCAAACGCCATGAATGTCACATTGCAGGGGACCCATCTCGAACTCACAGAGGAGCTTCGGGCATTGGTCATGGAAAAGGTGGTGGACTGTTTTCACGTCCTCGGAGACATGAACCTGGATGCCGTATTTCTCGATATCGAACTGGAACGGACCACGCGCCGGCATCCCCTGGAACGCGATACGGAACAGCAGTACCGGGCCGAAGCGCTGGTCAATCTGCCGGGCCACACCATCCGAACCGAAGGCTCTGCGCCGGACGTCGAGCAGGCCATCGTCCAGTTAAAACACAGCCTCTCCCGCGAGCTGCGCGAGTGGCGTGAACGGGTGATCGACCGGGCGCGGAAAGGCGGACGCGACGCCAAGAAGATGCTGGGCGAAGAGTCGGTCTAGCGGACCCTGCGCATCGCGGTCATCCTTCCCTATCGAACCGGTTATCCAACAAGGTCATGGAAGCTACCACGAGATCCAACGCGTCCCGCGCGAAAACGCCTGACGCCCCACGCGGCACCGATCTCACCGACGAACAGCTAGCCTATTTTCGCCGGCGCATCCTCGCCATGCGCGCGGAGATCGTCCAGCAAATCAACCTGGTTCACGAACAGGCTGCCGGCGACATGGAGCGGGCCGAACTCGAGCTGGATGGGCATCATCATATC contains:
- a CDS encoding HPF/RaiA family ribosome-associated protein, with translation MNVTLQGTHLELTEELRALVMEKVVDCFHVLGDMNLDAVFLDIELERTTRRHPLERDTEQQYRAEALVNLPGHTIRTEGSAPDVEQAIVQLKHSLSRELREWRERVIDRARKGGRDAKKMLGEESV